The sequence AACCCGAATGGAAAACGAATCAAACAACCGACCCGACCCATCATGGCATTAGCCCTGAACATGACAAAGGTAGAAGAAATATTCAAGCTTTGCCTTCAATCCTAGCATTGGTAAGCCCTGCACATGCATCCACGAAATCTTCAGAAATGAAATCTTCCGAGAAAATCTGCAACCTGTCAGCCAATCCCCTCTCGAAGCATTGACTTATGAACATTCTCGAATACGGGCGGATCCTATTCGTAACGGGTCTCACGCACAGAACGGGGTTATCAGCCTGAGGCGTCACAGTGTTCTCCACCCTGTAGAAGAATTTACGGTTCGCCACCGGCTGCTGCTCCCCTAAATGCTTCATATTGCTCTCGAATTTCTTCGATGGCAAATCAGTGTCGATCCAGTTATCTTTCAGGTACCCGGAGCTCCATAATGGGCTCCCCGGCTTCGGTTGCGGGGTTTTTCTAGGCTTCCAAACGCAGATGACGCGTTTCGGCAGCAGTTCCGATATTGTTTTCCCAAATACTTGTTCGTCTTGGTGGATCAAATACTCGCCGAGTTGTTCTTCCAAGTACTTGTCGAAATCAGGGGGGTCGTCGTGCCCGAATTCTGTCCTGATCTCGAGGATTACAACCTCGGATTGTGTCTCCGACAGGAACTTCTTGAGGTCCTGAATGACGACATCAACGCTGTAGGTGAGGAGGATTCCGTGGCAGACTCGGCGATCTTCCTGGACCCGGATATCCAGGACCCTGGCTCCTGTTACCAGCTGTCGGTAGATTGAGAGGGATTGGCATTGCGCGAAGGGGCGGCTGACAAACGGGATTCCGATCTTGTTGGTGGCGGAATCATGTGTCCCAGGCCAGACAATCTGGTTGATTCGAAGCTTTTCCGGGCCGAGACACGACATCCAGTTCTTCCGGTCCGACGGGCAGTAGTCGTGACATGGAAAATCGGTTCCCCCGGTTTGTTTCAGGTCGACGAGGACCTTTTTCTCCGTGGATATTGATTTTCGCCGCTCGACTTGCTGGGAGACGACGGCTCCCATGGTGGTGAAGGATCGGAGGAGATGAGAATTTCAATTAATGTAGGAATATCTATGATCCTTTCCTTTGTAATTATGTAGGTTGAAACGTTATTTACTTCATTTTATCACCTATGTTAACTATTAGATGCGTTTCATTGCATTTGTTTccaacacacacatatatatatataaaataatttctgtATATCTATATTTTACCTACCGTGGAGTTAGTTTGTAGGCACCCACGTTAAGTATGTTGCATGGAAATATTCGCATTTTAGTTTATAGATATGTATTTTGTGAAGTGAAATTaatcttaaaatatatttgtaattaATTACATTTCTATATGATACAAAATATATGTTGAGATATTAGACTCATCCTTACATGACCAAATTTTTAAAGAacacacaattttttgtcatCTTGTTGGATGAATTTTTCTTGAGTTGAGGCCAATGGTTTTACCATCCCATGCACCAATAATTAGGAGCAGGAAGAATCGATTAGTTGTGTGGAGGTTTGACTTTAATATATGAGAGaattatttcaattttctttATATTAAGTTCGTCTCTGTCGGCAATCACcttgtgtgtttatatatatatatatatatatatatatatatttagtgaCAATGAATCAATGATCATATCTTAttggtttatttatttagtaaaataAAACTGGAAGAAACGTAATGTCATcttcattttaattaatgtttctATTGGAGTTTAATGCACCTTTAAGGTGTGGTGGGACTCGCTGGCTTGAATTATTGGatagatattattattattacataatattttttttaaaaaatctaatttCTTTCTAGGTCCACTTGCACGGCTGTCCAATGCCATACCACATGTGACTCGTTTCTTTAATCACTCAATTgattaatattaaaacatatAGACATCATCTGTATTTTAGTTCAGTAgagcaaataattttattttgaagatTTGATTGagcaaatgaaatgaaattaatAGGAAAAATAAcattacaaaaaatatttccgAACTTGTCTTACCAAAAAAgagaagagtaggtctcttgtgagacagtctgacgaatatttatatgtgagacaggtcaaccctatcgatattcacagtaaaaagtaatattcttagaataaaaagtaataatttttcattgatgacataaataagatatctgtctcataaaatatgatCCGTAAGACCCTCTCACATACGTTTTTTATGAAGAAAAATCAATGGAACCTCTTCTTGATAGTATGATAAAGGCAATTATACCATATCATAATGgtcaatttttgttttcttcgaaTAATGCAATAGATTGATGAACAAATCAATGGAGATAGATAGATCCGAGAACATTGATAgatctttctttgtttcttATAATAAATGCTTAGAAAGAGTTCAGAAATTCTGTATAGGAATGCCGACAGTGaataataaaatttgtattttttaaaaaacaaagttACGCACGTATctctttttcaattttatatataaaaaaaaaaaacatgtaagaGCAGCGCCAAAAAGTAAAATGATTTACTCAAAACTATTTATTTCGAATAATGATGAGATTTAACGTTTGAGTTaagttttataataataataataaaagctaAAAAAAACTATGTATCTTTATATTTCAGTCTTTCACCGTCAAATCCTACCAGTCAAACTGTCTGCAACGTACCAAGAAAACACTTGATGCATTAGGGGAGTCCTTAGACCATCTCCAACTAAAATGGTACAGCTTTTCTTCCCCCAACGAAGGTTGCGCTGTTTTGCCAAAATAGCGCATTCCCACTCCTCTGCGCCAGaggtttgtttctttttttttttttttNatatatgtaaaataacaagaatatttcgagaatattctttttgatgtaagatttgaagtaaatgggttggacatgaatgttgtatttgatgcagaaatcgcactattttagtgtaaaaATTGCaacaaaatagattttgtgatTGGAGATGGCCTTAGCTGATTTATCCATTATCAAAACATCCTGATCGACCCAAAATATCAACGACACAAGCATAATGCTGTTGATCAGGATTAACATTGTATTCTTGAGTCATGGACTCTAACAAAATAAGTCCTTCTTGGATAAGCCCCGAATGCCTGTCTACAAGCATTCAGAAGGGTAAGTAGCGTGATGCTGTCTGGTTTAACAGCAATTCTAGCCATATCTGCAAACATTTTTATTCCTTGTTTCCACAACCATGGTGTGCTAATGCAGAGATCATAGTGTTCCACAACACAACATTttgcttgtttttttttgtagaatTGAAAACCCTTTCCCCAATTTCTAAGTTTCCACATTTCCAATACATGTTAATGAAAGAGCTCACATAAACAGCATTAAGCCTTAGGCCTGAGGTTATCATATATGAATGAATTTGTCTACCGCACTCTAGTGAAATTATGCTAGCACAAGCTAACAAGCAATTGCTAAAAGTGAATTAATCAGCTTCATCGCGATGCCTAATCATATCCATGAACACCTTAAGGGCTTCATTCCCATTCCATTTTGGGCATATCCTGCGATCAAAGCAGTCCAAGAAACAGAATTCTTTTCGGGCATCGTGGCAAATACTTCCCGAGCAGAATCCATATCACCCCATCGAGCAAAAGCAGATACCCAAAGTGGTCCAAGCAAGAACACCCCTCTTTATCATCTCATCAAACAACCTCCTAGCATCCCATAGCTCGCCACATTTTGGATGCGCATCAACAATAGAACTCGAAAAAACCAAATTTGACAAGAACCCAACAACAAGAACTTGACTGTGCAATTGCTTAGCAAGGCACAACTCTCTTAACTTGAGACAAATTGTTGCAACACCAGCAAAACTATACTCATTAAAGTCAATATCCAATCTCCTCAACTGCAAATAAAGCTTTATAGCCTCATCAAACTGCCCACTCTGCACATATGCCATCACCACCGTATTCCAACTCACAAGGCATTTTGTCGAACAACCTTCTCGCCGGCTTCAACTTCTCCAACTTCGCATACTCGGAAAGCTTATTGTTCCAAGAATACAAGTTTTTCACACTCATTTTTCCAAACACCTCACGAGCCTTCTCATGATCACCGCATTTCACATACACGTTAATCAAATGGTTGGACAGAAAAGTGCCGGGATGCTTTGAACCCGTCATCTTCAAATGACGGTGAAACCATCTACCCTCTTTACCGAATTTCGCATCGGCGCATTGTTGAACGAGATTGGAAATAATTTTAGAGTTCAAACGGAATCCTTTGGGATCTGAGGTGAGATAGAGAGATTTCTGGAGAATACAAGGATGCTTGCGATTTTTTGTGTGGAACTTCCCGAAGGAAGCTGTCAATGTGCGAGGTGAATGGGGGAGAGAGGACATTGCAGTAAGGGCAACATGAGAGCTCTGGCGAGCAGCGCCGCCTCAGATTGGTCGCAGCTGTGCGGCGTGGACCTTTGAACATGAGATTGGATGAACCAAAATGGTTACTATAGCCCATGGAACGTAGAATAGTATCATTTGGACTTCTTATTTGGGCTTCGACCCAGAGATCCCCCAATATATACTACTACATGTGCGCTCCTTATCCATTCCCAAGGAGAGATAATTTAGACTTGGATAAATCCACACTTCCACAACCCTTAAAAAaacatcaacaaaaaaaataaaaaaaattgtgagacgaatatcttatttggataatttatgagaaaaaattatttttatgcaaaaaatattgtaaatatgagcaaaatttattcataaaaccgttgctaaaactaaaacaaatcttttttttaaatcggatgtctcgtttttggtttaCAAGATTTGACCTTGTGGCTTGGTGGAAGTTGCCATCAGTACCTTACTTTTTGCTCAACTGGCTTGCGCTTGTCTTTATTAATTTGTTGCAGTTCATTTTGAGAAAGCACAATATTAAGCAAAGCTTAGTCCATGTCATGATTTATGTTGTTCTAGTTTTCAGTTACTAATTTGTAGTGTAGATTAATTTATATGTGTTTGTcgtttatttatgaattatggTGTTGAATATATTTAGAATAATTTTCATAACTTAGGCCGGGTTTTAGTCCCAATGGTCTTTCAATTGATTTTCTCGCTCGGGTTcgattattattagtattttgTCCTAAGAGCTCTAAAAAAGAAACTCGTTATGTTGACAAGATGTCAcaagattttaataaaatatcacttCTCGAAAAAAGTTATAGATCGAAGATGAATATCACACAACCAAGTGCATATATTACACCTTTGGTTAGAACTcctaaaattttgaattctcaCAACCAAGTTTAATATTACACCTTACACCGTTCCTCGATATCGACGCCAAAATTTCGTCGACCGTCGTCCAACCTCCAAACGTAATTCCTACTTTTAAATAAGATGAGTGTAATAGTAAGAATAATCCACGTTAGAATAAATTAAGTTATAATTAATTGTTTAtaagaataaaattatttttaggaagtgtaatattttcttttatttatttaatttataaataaattgtttatagaataaaataattattgtaaataaaataatatgaaatatttctaAAGTTGATTTAAGAGTTGATGGGTTGAagaacaattttatatttgatgcaaaaattatattattttaaattaaagccGCGTTAAAATAGTACGATGAGTTGGAATAAGACATCCAGTAAAAGCTTCAATGGTGATGGATAATGAACCTCCGCGTCGAAATTTGgtttaataatttgaaaattattttattttgttataatgACAATattaacttaatataaaatattttaaaattttaaaacaatccACACTActaggaaaaaaatcaaattattccaatatttccATAAAATATAATGcctatataaataattttcctCCAAAAACCAAACCCAAAAAACCTGAAATATTCCAATTTACTTCTAAAAGAGTagatttcttgtgagacggtgtcacgaatatttatatgtgagacgagtcaaccataccgatattcacaataaaaaaaatatttttagcataaaaaataataatttttcatggatgacccaattaagagatccgtctcacaaaagacgatccgtgagaccgtctcacacaagtttttgttattcttaaaaatatatatttcaaatattttttaagaaaaccaaaaaataaaaaaagcacACCACGAGGAAATTCCCTATCGTATGGTTCACGCCAGGCTATAGTATAAAAGCACGTGACTTTTAATTGGTAATTGACACATCATCCTGTTCCGCATCACACCTAATCCATTCCCCTTTAAGTCGACGTCTCCATGTACACTGAGCAGAAATTTTCACGATGGAACCGAGGGCCACCTTTTCTACCGTTAGATCAAAATCGAAAGCTCGTTTCAGCCGTAGATCCAGTCTCATCATCAGCTTCAGCTGCCAAAGTTAGTTTCTCAGCTATATATTCAAATACTCGGTAGGTGGAAAAGCACTTCCCCTTCTCCACTGCGGAGCCATACCCGTATCtcattctctccaaattttgaATCGTGTTTCAAAACATACTACCAAATCGAATATTGATTCTGGTGagttttcttatttaatttccacTGCTCAGAATTGTTTGATTATTTGGGCATTTGGTTTGCTTCCTCTTCAGTGATGAAAAACCCTAATTTAGATTCGGTCTTAAGATCTGATTTGGAATGCTCCTTTATGTGCTTATGTAAGACTAGAGTGATTATGATTGAGCTTATGTGCAGAAGGGTTATTGTGTTGGTATTTTACTCATTTCGTGTACATCATAATTCATAAATGGGTTTTTGATGCTtgtgctttttagtattttgggGCAGATTTTTGTATCAATTTTTCCACCTTCCTTTTGTGTTTTTTCATGGCTCTATTGATAATTTGGTTTAAGGTTTCTCTGTTGTGTTGTTTTTTATATCTTCTCGATAATCTTTGTGAGTGTGAGCACAATATGCTGTATTTATGTgtgcattattatgaaaaaataCACAAGCTGATGATCTCAATTGGTGCAATATAAGTACATATCTGCGTTTATCAATTTATATGATCATACAGCGACTTTTGgtacatcaaatttaaattccaAAAATTGTTTCATCTCAATGGTAAAgcaaagaaatgtgattttgtATCGTGAACTTGACTCTTTTTCATATTAATATGTGACTTAAGGAACTCAATATTCTAATGGTATGGATGAGTATGCTCTAAaagtaataatttatataatggaAAACGGGTGCCCACAGCCCACATTCATCTATtgtcaaaaaattataaaaaaatatatttttattattgtcaaaaaattataaaaaaatatatttttattacaagTCACCTAACGTTACACACATGTATCGGATTTTACTCAGTGACTAGTGTTACCTACTACATTAGTGGTTTGGGAGGTTGGAATATGTACTATGGCTATGAATGATTGTCATGttctttctaaaattttttgTCAAGGATCTCGAAGTTTGAGTTATGCTTTCTCACCATTATAAATCCTCTATTTGCACTAGGAGTTGGAAATTGGTTTCTGATGGAAAATGATTATGCTGTTGTTGATGTGGCTAAACTAGAGGAGACGCAGGGCAGCAAGAGTCAAATATTTGAGCCAACAGTAAAGGACAATGTTGCCTTTGGTAAGGATGGATCAAAGGAATCAGACGAGGATGAAGTATTCGAAGAGGCAGAACCCACCATGGTTGATTCAGATAAAAGTGTTACGACTGAAGATGAAAAAATTGAATCAAGTGGAATCATGGAGAGCAATAAGGAAAATACTAATCTAGTGAGTGATGCAGAGGAGGATGAACATTTGATGAATGAGAATAATGGAACAATCGATGATGGTGTGGTTGAGGATGGGAAAGATGACTCAGTGGAAATTGCTGATTCAACTACTTTTGTTACTAAATCTTACAGTTTGTTGCCTGAATCCCTGCAAAATGTTGAGGATGCGGTACCAGAAACTGCAATCTCTTTCAAAACTTTGACTTCCGATGATGCAGAAGACATTGTGGATGCCGGTGCTAGAAAAGGGGAGATAAGTCAAATGTCAGAGCCTCCAGAAGCCGAAGAGTTACAAGGAGCTGAGATGGATCCAGAGAAGCCTGACATGAAAGGAAGTATTCCTGAGATTTCTGAAATTCAAGATGCTAATGAAGTAAAAGGAGGTGATGCTAGTCTTCAGGTTGCTGATAATGGTATAAAGAGCGATGTCAGTTTGGGTGGCACTTTGAATCATAAAGGCATAGAGATTCCTTATACTGATTCCATGAAAGAACAGAGTAATGACACATCAGCAGAAACTAGAGATGCCAATGGATCTACAGGAAGTGAAGTTTGCCCGAGACCAGAGTCTGAGTCGAATGGTGATATTTTAAGAAATGGCAAACCGAATCTTATTGTAAATGAGCGAGTTATTGTTCCGGGTTCAGATTATCAGGGTCAACAGACTGAAAGGACTCCAACTAATTCGCTTAGTGAAAGCGAAGAGGATCACGCTGGAGAACAAGAAAATGGACAGATGGTAATAGAATCTCGAAGTGTGGAAGTTGCAAAGTCTGATATTCTGGATGTTGTCTCGGGGGAAAGCAAATGTGTTTCTACTGTGGTTATAAGTCCTGGGGTCTCCTCAGATGTTGCTGAAGGCTCAGAAATGGAAGGAGCGAAGGATGGGAAAATGGAAGAATGTTGCTCAGGGAGTAGAGCACAGGAAGTTGGATCAGTTACTGGTATTTCGTCGTCATCTGGTAACACCTCCACTCCAAGGCCTTCTCTAGTTCTTCCTGCAGTCAGTGAGCCACATGATCTGGTGCAGGAACCTGTTTTCCAGGATAATTCAGTCAAGAGAAAGCAGGAAAACATATCTGAAGCAGCCGCTTCTTCTGCAAATTCTATACGCCCCCAATCTACCAGTCTTGGTCAAACTGCCTTGCCGATAAAACCTGCTCCTAGCAATTCTGGAAATAAAGAACACGGGTCTCGGTCTGCATCTGATATTCCACCAGCCAACAGTAACTTAGCTTCAACTCGTCCTGCTGGCCTTGGGCGTGCTGCAGNaaatacttttagcataaaaaataataatttttcatggatgacccaattaagagatccgtctcacaaaagacgatccgtgagaccgtctcacacaagtttttgttattcttaaaaatatatatttcaaatattttttaagaaaaccaaaaaataaaaaaagcacACCACGAGGAAATTCCCTATCGTATGGTTCACGCCAGGCTATAGTATAAAAGCACGTGACTTTTAATTGGTAATTGACACATCATCCTGTTCCGCATCACACCTAATCCATTCCCCTTTAAGTCGACGTCTCCATGTACACTGAGCAGAAATTTTCACGATGGAACCGAGGGCCACCTTTTCTACCGTTAGATCAAAATCGAAAGCTCGTTTCAGCCGTAGATCCAGTCTCATCATCAGCTTCAGCTGCCAAAGTTAGTTTCTCAGCTATATATTCAAATACTCGGTAGGTGGAAAAGCACTTCCCCTTCTCCACTGCGGAGCCATACCCGTATCtcattctctccaaattttgaATCGTGTTTCAAAACATACTACCAAATCGAATATTGATTCTGGTGagttttcttatttaatttccacTGCTCAGAATTGTTTGATTATTTGGGCATTTGGTTTGCTTCCTCTTCAGTGATGAAAAACCCTAATTTAGATTCGGTCTTAAGATCTGATTTGGAATGCTCCTTTATGTGCTTATGTAAGACTAGAGTGATTATGATTGAGCTTATGTGCAGAAGGGTTATTGTGTTGGTATTTTACTCATTTCGTGTACATCATAATTCATAAATGGGTTTTTGATGCTtgtgctttttagtattttgggGCAGATTTTTGTATCAATTTTTCCACCTTCCTTTTGTGTTTTTTCATGGCTCTATTGATAATTTGGTTTAAGGTTTCTCTGTTGTGTTGTTTTTTATATCTTCTCGATAATCTTTGTGAGTGTGAGCACAATATGCTGTATTTATGTgtgcattattatgaaaaaataCACAAGCTGATGATCTCAATTGGTGCAATATAAGTACATATCTGCGTTTATCAATTTATATGATCATACAGCGACTTTTGgtacatcaaatttaaattccaAAAATTGTTTCATCTCAATGGTAAAgcaaagaaatgtgattttgtATCGTGAACTTGACTCTTTTTCATATTAATATGTGACTTAAGGAACTCAATATTCTAATGGTATGGATGAGTATGCTCTAAaagtaataatttatataatggaAAACGGGTGCCCACAGCCCACATTCATCTATtgtcaaaaaattataaaaaaatatatttttattattgtcaaaaaattataaaaaaatatatttttattacaagTCACCTAACGTTACACACATGTATCGGATTTTACTCAGTGACTAGTGTTACCTACTACATTAGTGGTTTGGGAGGTTGGAATATGTACTATGGCTATGAATGATTGTCATGttctttctaaaattttttgTCAAGGATCTCGAAGTTTGAGTTATGCTTTCTCACCATTATAAATCCTCTATTTGCACTAGGAGTTGGAAATTGGTTTCTGATGGAAAATGATTATGCTGTTGTTGATGTGGCTAAACTAGAGGAGACGCAGGGCAGCAAGAGTCAAATATTTGAGCCAACAGTAAAGGACAATGTTGCCTTTGGTAAGGATGGATCAAAGGAATCAGACGAGGATGAAGTATTCGAAGAGGCAGAACCCACCATGGTTGATTCAGATAAAAGTGTTACGACTGAAGATGAAAAAATTGAATCAAGTGGAATCATGGAGAGCAATAAGGAAAATACTAATCTAGTGAGTGATGCAGAGGAGGATGAACATTTGATGAATGAGAATAATGGAACAATCGATGATGGTGTGGTTGAGGATGGGAAAGATGACTCAGTGGAAATTGCTGATTCAACTACTTTTGTTACTAAATCTTACAGTTTGTTGCCTGAATCCCTGCAAAATGTTGAGGATGCGGTACCAGAAACTGCAATCTCTTTCAAAACTTTGACTTCCGATGATGCAGAAGACATTGTGGATGCCGGTGCTAGAAAAGGGGAGATAAGTCAAATGTCAGAGCCTCCAGAAGCCGAAGAGTTACAAGGAGCTGAGATGGATCCAGAGAAGCCTGACATGAAAGGAAGTATTCCTGAGATTTCTGAAATTCAAGATGCTAATGAAGTAAAAGGAGGTGATGCTAGTCTTCAGGTTGCTGATAATGGTATAAAGAGCGATGTCAGTTTGGGTGGCACTTTGAATCATAAAGGCATAGAGATTCCTTATACTGATTCCATGAAAGAACAGAGTAATGACACATCAGCAGAAACTAGAGATGCCAATGGATCTACAGGAAGTGAAGTTTGCCCGAGACCAGAGTCTGAGTCGAATGGTGATATTTTAAGAAATGGCAAACCGAATCTTATTGTAAATGAGCGAGTTATTGTTCCGGGTTCAGATTATCAGGGTCAACAGACTGAAAGGACTCCAACTAATTCGCTTAGTGAAAGCGAAGAGGATCACGCTGGAGAACAAGAAAATGGACAGATGGTAATAGAATCTCGAAGTGTGGAAGTTGCAAAGTCTGATATTCTGGATGTTGTCTCGGGGGAAAGCAAATGTGTTTCTACTGTGGTTATAAGTCCTGGGGTCTCCTCAGATGTTGCTGAAGGCTCAGAAATGGAAGGAGCGAAGGATGGGAAAATGGAAGAATGTTGCTCAGGGAGTAGAGCACAGGAAGTTGGATCAGTTACTGGTATTTCGTCGTCATCTGGTAACACCTCCACTCCAAGGCCTTCTCTAGTTCTTCCTGCAGTCAGTGAGCCACATGATCTGGTGCAGGAACCTGTTTTCCAGGATAATTCAGTCAAGAGAAAGCAGGAAAACATATCTGAAGCAGCCGCTTCTTCTGCAAATTCTATACGCCCCCAATCTACCAGTCTTGGTCAAACTGCCTTGCCGATAAAACCTGCTCCTAGCAATTCTGGAAATAAAGAACACGGGTCTCGGTCTGCATCTGATATTCCACCAGCCAACAGTAACTTAGCTTCAACTCGTCCTGCTGGCCTTGGGCGTGCTGCAGCTCTACTAGAGCCCACCTCGAGGGTTGTCCAACAGCCTAGAGTGAACGGAGCAGTTTCTCCAATGCAGAACCAGCTTATTGAGGATCCTGCAAATGGAGAGGCTGAGGAATATGATGAGACCCGTGAAAAGCTCCAGATGATTCGGGTTAAATTTTTGCGTCTTGCTCATAGGCTTGGTCAAACTCCGCATAATGTAGTCGTGGCCCAAGTTTTGTATAGACTGGGTTTGGCTGAACAGCTACAAGGGAGAAGTGGTGGTCGTGTGGCTGCATTCAGCTTTGATCGTGCAAGTGCAGTGGCAGAGCAGCTTGAGGCAGCTGGACAAGAACCCTTAGATTTCACATGCACAATCATGGTTATTGGAAAAACTGGGGTTGGTAAAAGTGCAACTATAAATTCCATATTCGATGAAGTTATGTTTGGCACTGATGCTTTTCAGTTTGGGACTAAAAAGGTTCAGGATATTGTTGGGACTGTGCAGGGAATAAGGGTACGTGTGATTGACACGCCCGGGCTTTTACCCTCTTGGTCAGATCAGTGCCAGAATGAAAAAATCCTTCATTCTGTCAAAAAGTTTATAAAGAAAACACCACCTGA comes from Primulina huaijiensis isolate GDHJ02 chromosome 2, ASM1229523v2, whole genome shotgun sequence and encodes:
- the LOC140969028 gene encoding uncharacterized protein: MGAVVSQQVERRKSISTEKKVLVDLKQTGGTDFPCHDYCPSDRKNWMSCLGPEKLRINQIVWPGTHDSATNKIGIPFVSRPFAQCQSLSIYRQLVTGARVLDIRVQEDRRVCHGILLTYSVDVVIQDLKKFLSETQSEVVILEIRTEFGHDDPPDFDKYLEEQLGEYLIHQDEQVFGKTISELLPKRVICVWKPRKTPQPKPGSPLWSSGYLKDNWIDTDLPSKKFESNMKHLGEQQPVANRKFFYRVENTVTPQADNPVLCVRPVTNRIRPYSRMFISQCFERGLADRLQIFSEDFISEDFVDACAGLTNARIEGKA
- the LOC140957411 gene encoding uncharacterized protein, translated to MENDYAVVDVAKLEETQGSKSQIFEPTVKDNVAFGKDGSKESDEDEVFEEAEPTMVDSDKSVTTEDEKIESSGIMESNKENTNLVSDAEEDEHLMNENNGTIDDGVVEDGKDDSVEIADSTTFVTKSYSLLPESLQNVEDAVPETAISFKTLTSDDAEDIVDAGARKGEISQMSEPPEAEELQGAEMDPEKPDMKGSIPEISEIQDANEVKGGDASLQVADNGIKSDVSLGGTLNHKGIEIPYTDSMKEQSNDTSAETRDANGSTGSEVCPRPESESNGDILRNGKPNLIVNERVIVPGSDYQGQQTERTPTNSLSESEEDHAGEQENGQMVIESRSVEVAKSDILDVVSGESKCVSTVVISPGVSSDVAEGSEMEGAKDGKMEECCSGSRAQEVGSVTGISSSSGNTSTPRPSLVLPAVSEPHDLVQEPVFQDNSVKRKQENISEAAASSANSIRPQSTSLGQTALPIKPAPSNSGNKEHGSRSASDIPPANSNLASTRPAGLGRAFLSYIFKYSVGGKALPLLHCGAIPVSHSLQILNRVSKHTTKSNIDSEETQGSKSQIFEPTVKDNVAFGKDGSKESDEDEVFEEAEPTMVDSDKSVTTEDEKIESSGIMESNKENTNLVSDAEEDEHLMNENNGTIDDGVVEDGKDDSVEIADSTTFVTKSYSLLPESLQNVEDAVPETAISFKTLTSDDAEDIVDAGARKGEISQMSEPPEAEELQGAEMDPEKPDMKGSIPEISEIQDANEVKGGDASLQVADNGIKSDVSLGGTLNHKGIEIPYTDSMKEQSNDTSAETRDANGSTGSEVCPRPESESNGDILRNGKPNLIVNERVIVPGSDYQGQQTERTPTNSLSESEEDHAGEQENGQMVIESRSVEVAKSDILDVVSGESKCVSTVVISPGVSSDVAEGSEMEGAKDGKMEECCSGSRAQEVGSVTGISSSSGNTSTPRPSLVLPAVSEPHDLVQEPVFQDNSVKRKQENISEAAASSANSIRPQSTSLGQTALPIKPAPSNSGNKEHGSRSASDIPPANSNLASTRPAGLGRAAALLEPTSRVVQQPRVNGAVSPMQNQLIEDPANGEAEEYDETREKLQMIRVKFLRLAHRLGQTPHNVVVAQVLYRLGLAEQLQGRSGGRVAAFSFDRASAVAEQLEAAGQEPLDFTCTIMVIGKTGVGKSATINSIFDEVMFGTDAFQFGTKKVQDIVGTVQGIRVRVIDTPGLLPSWSDQCQNEKILHSVKKFIKKTPPDIVLYLDRLDMQSRDFGDMPLLRTITEIFGPSLWFNAIVVLTHAASAPPEGPNGTATSYDTFVTQRSYVVQQAIRQAAGDMRLMNPVSLVENHSACRTNRAGQRVLPNGQVWKPHLLLLSFASKILAEANTLLKLQDGPPGKSFAPRTRSPPLPFLLSSLLQSRPEVKLPSEQFGDDDDIIDDLDDSSDSDSESSEYDELPPFRSLIKAQLEKLNKVQRKAYYDELEYRERLFMKKQLKEEKQQRKMAKKIQEEAKNLPADYGENAEEEASAAASVPVPMPDLALPASFDSDNPTHRYRSLDSSNPWLVRAVLEPNGWDHDIGYDGINVERLFVVKDKVPVSFSCQLSKDKKDGNLQMEVASSVKHGKGKATSLGFDMQSVGKDFAYTLRTETRFSNHRLNKAVAGLSATLLGDVWTGGLKLEDKLLFGKRGQLVVSGGAMYGRGDVAYGGSLEATLRDKDHPLGRFLSTLGISVMDWHGDLAIGCNFHTQIPIGRHENLVGRINLNNKGSGQMSVRLNSSEQLQIVLIGLIPLVKKVLSLSQPVQYG